From Pithys albifrons albifrons isolate INPA30051 chromosome 27, PitAlb_v1, whole genome shotgun sequence, one genomic window encodes:
- the MBD3 gene encoding methyl-CpG-binding domain protein 3 isoform X2, translated as MERKSPSGKKFRSKPQLARYLGSSMDLGTFDFRTGKMLMNKMNKNRQRMRYDCSNQAKGKPDLNTALPVRQTASIFKQPVTKITNHPSNKVKSDPQKAVDQPRQLFWEKKLSGLNAFDIAEELVKTMDLPKGLQGVGPGCTDETLLSAIASALHTSTMPITGQLSAAVEKNPGVWLNTSQPLCKAFMVTDEDIRKQEELVQQVRKRLEEALMADMLAHVEEIARDGEPPSEKEGREEEGEEEEEEEEQDHDQEMENV; from the exons ATGGAGCGGAAGAG CCCAAGTGGGAAGAAGTTCCGCAGCAAACCGCAGCTGGCGCGGTACCTGGGCAGCTCCATGGACCTGGGCACCTTCGACTTCCGCACGGGCAAGATGCTGATGAACAAGATGAACAAGAACAGGCAGAGGATGCGCTATGACTGCTCCAACCAAGCCAAA GGCAAGCCTGACTTgaacacagccctgcctgtgagACAAACAGCCTCCATCTTCAAACAGCCTGTCACAAAGATCACAAACCACCCCAGCAACAAGGTGAAGAGTGACCCCCAGAAAGCTGTGGACCAGCCCCGGCAG cTCTTCTGGGAGAAGAAATTAAGTGGACTCAATGCCTTTGACATTGCAGAGGAGCTGGTGAAAACAATGGACCTTCCCAAAGGTTTGCAAG GGGTGGGCCCTGGGTGCACAGATGAGACTCTGCTCTCTGCCATTGCCAGTGCCCTGCacaccagcaccatgcccatCACAGGGCAGCTCTCTGCAGCTGTGGAGAAGAACCCTGGGGTTTGGCTCAacacctcccagcccctctgcaaaGCCTTCATGGTGACAGATGAAGATATCAG gaagcaggaggagctggtgcAGCAGGTGAGGAAGAGGCTGGAGGAGGCCCTGATGGCAGACATGCTGGCCCACGTGGAGGAGattgccagggatggggaacctCCCtcagagaaagagggaagggaggaagaaggagaagaggaagaggaggaggaggagcaggaccaTGACCAGGAGATGGAGAATGTATAG
- the MBD3 gene encoding methyl-CpG-binding domain protein 3 isoform X1 translates to MERKSAFPLGQASPGRDRTLSHFSPSGKKFRSKPQLARYLGSSMDLGTFDFRTGKMLMNKMNKNRQRMRYDCSNQAKGKPDLNTALPVRQTASIFKQPVTKITNHPSNKVKSDPQKAVDQPRQLFWEKKLSGLNAFDIAEELVKTMDLPKGLQGVGPGCTDETLLSAIASALHTSTMPITGQLSAAVEKNPGVWLNTSQPLCKAFMVTDEDIRKQEELVQQVRKRLEEALMADMLAHVEEIARDGEPPSEKEGREEEGEEEEEEEEQDHDQEMENV, encoded by the exons ATGGAGCGGAAGAG TGCTTTTCCTTTGGGCCAAGCTTCCCCAGGAAGAGACAGGACTCTCAGTCATTTCAG CCCAAGTGGGAAGAAGTTCCGCAGCAAACCGCAGCTGGCGCGGTACCTGGGCAGCTCCATGGACCTGGGCACCTTCGACTTCCGCACGGGCAAGATGCTGATGAACAAGATGAACAAGAACAGGCAGAGGATGCGCTATGACTGCTCCAACCAAGCCAAA GGCAAGCCTGACTTgaacacagccctgcctgtgagACAAACAGCCTCCATCTTCAAACAGCCTGTCACAAAGATCACAAACCACCCCAGCAACAAGGTGAAGAGTGACCCCCAGAAAGCTGTGGACCAGCCCCGGCAG cTCTTCTGGGAGAAGAAATTAAGTGGACTCAATGCCTTTGACATTGCAGAGGAGCTGGTGAAAACAATGGACCTTCCCAAAGGTTTGCAAG GGGTGGGCCCTGGGTGCACAGATGAGACTCTGCTCTCTGCCATTGCCAGTGCCCTGCacaccagcaccatgcccatCACAGGGCAGCTCTCTGCAGCTGTGGAGAAGAACCCTGGGGTTTGGCTCAacacctcccagcccctctgcaaaGCCTTCATGGTGACAGATGAAGATATCAG gaagcaggaggagctggtgcAGCAGGTGAGGAAGAGGCTGGAGGAGGCCCTGATGGCAGACATGCTGGCCCACGTGGAGGAGattgccagggatggggaacctCCCtcagagaaagagggaagggaggaagaaggagaagaggaagaggaggaggaggagcaggaccaTGACCAGGAGATGGAGAATGTATAG
- the UQCR11 gene encoding cytochrome b-c1 complex subunit 10, which produces MLNRLVGPRYVQLLQNWTPTLLTWGGVAGVGVIWATDWKLVLQYVPYIGGKYKTED; this is translated from the exons ATGTTGAACCGGCTGGTGGGGCCGCGCTACGTCCAACTGCTGCAGAACTG GACTCCCACCCTTCTGACATGGGGTGGTGTGGCTGGTGTTGGGGTGATCTGGGCCACAGACTGGAAGCTGGTCCTGCAATATGTTCCCTATATTGGTGGCAAGTACAAAACTGAAGACTGA